The following proteins come from a genomic window of Populus nigra chromosome 6, ddPopNigr1.1, whole genome shotgun sequence:
- the LOC133695746 gene encoding protein GOLVEN 6 encodes MDLMAIVTALCICLSVLLVTPSAAMQVHEKQSSHQHAAADDRIKFSDLPTLPRKLRVLLDQEAAVKSYAARSSTSLNKQKGDNAPGKAYHKEQNGVHGGRPAGTWREWVEGTDTSHFFTMDYTQVRRRRPIHNKSLPVGP; translated from the exons ATGGACCTTATGGCCATCGTCACTGCTCTATGCATTTGTCTCTCTGTTCTTCTCGTTACACCTTCTGCTGCTATGCAAGTTCATGAGAAGCAATCATCACATCAACATG CCGCCGCCGATGATAGAATCAAGTTCTCTGACCTCCCTACACTGCCAAGGAAACTCAGAGTACTCCTTGATCAGGAAGCAGCT GTTAAAAGTTATGCAGCTCGAAGCTCCACTTCGCTCAATAAGCAGAAGGGAGACAATGCTCCAg GCAAAGCATACCATAAGGAACAAAATGGGGTGCATGGAGGCAGACCAGCCGGGACATGGCGTGAATGGGTCGAGGGGACCGACACGTCCCATTTTTTTACGATGGATTATACGCAAGTTAGAAGAAGACGTCCGATACATAACAAATCCTTGCCGGTTGGTCCATAA
- the LOC133695629 gene encoding uncharacterized protein LOC133695629, producing MEDLWNRAKVFAEEAAKKSQTLTTSSNKIADLVAETAKKSKELALEASKKADEFKVAALKQADQIQIKSISDIIPPQLSSLSIVNTNAFSSSSSSSGSVVSDSELRKFGVTDDLRDFVKGLTSVTFQNFPVEDEGEPSDVETTESNVRKDLSEWQERHATLVLTTVKQISKLRYELCPRVMKEGRFWRIYFILVSTHVGPYEKQYTEEVKRKAEEQIQHEKAKESYVVGENSSKSEPTPKNLKTETSSVEQDLDSFLLGDLEDSDGGPDDGDASFDDDFDKIDNSDAEDEKHLKKATGTTD from the exons atggAAGATTTATGGAACAGAGCGAAGGTATTCGCAGAAGAAGCAGCGAAGAAATCCCAAACCCTAACAACTTCTTCCAACAAGATCGCCGATTTAGTAGCTGAAACCGCCAAGAAATCCAAAGAACTTGCCTTGGAAGCCTCCAAAAAAGCCGATGAGTTCAAAGTCGCCGCTCTTAAACAAGCGGATCAGATCCAAATCAAGTCCATTTCCGATATCATCCCTCCTCAGCTGTCCTCTCTCTCCATCGTTAATACCAATGccttctcttcctcctcctcctcttccggCTCTGTTGTTTCCGATTCGGAGCTCCGGAAGTTTGGTGTTACTGATGATCTGAGAGATTTTGTCAAAGGATTGACTTCTGTTACTTTTCAGAACTTTCCTGTTGAAG ATGAAGGAGAGCCGTCTGACGTGGAGACAACGGAGTCAAATGTACGGAAGGATCTTAGCGAATGGCAGGAGAGACATGCTACTCTTGTTCTCACCACCGTGAAG CAAATTTCGAAGTTGCGATATGAGTTGTGTCCGCGTGTGATGAAAGAAGGGAGATTCTGGAGGATTTATTTCATTCTTGTCAGCACTCATGTTGGGCC GTATGAGAAGCAGTATACGGAGGAGGTTAAGCGCAAAGCAGAAGAGCAGATACAACATGAAAAGGCCAAGGAAAGTTATGTGGTTGGGGAGAATTCTTCTAAATCAGAACCAACGCCTAAGAACCTGAAAACTGAGACATCCTCGGTTGAGCAGGACTTGGACTCGTTTCTTTTGGGAGATCTTGAAGACAGCGATGGGGGTCCAG ATGATGGTGATGCGagctttgatgatgattttgacaAGATTGACAATTCT GATGCTGAAGATGAGAAGCATTTGAAGAAGGCGACAGGTACTACAGATTAG